Proteins co-encoded in one Leptospira inadai serovar Lyme str. 10 genomic window:
- the rimO gene encoding 30S ribosomal protein S12 methylthiotransferase RimO, whose amino-acid sequence MDKKFYITTLGCPKNTVDSMSMHHSLLEEGFVPAAKPEESDFHLINTCTFIRSATEETIQTILGAAHAKKQEGQKLVVVGCFAERYPKDISAEIPEVDLVFGTGKYSQAGKIIREAFRRELNAVPNPEFNAELIERMKLSPNIENYSKPYAYVKVSDGCNRGCGFCIIPSLRGKFQDSPMEDILRDTRRAIAAGAKEICLVSQDTVYYGKDSDLLLEMIRNVSEVEGLEILRLLYLYPDKKTERIVRLMGEIPKIAPYLESPLQHVSERVLKSMNRSGNYSSFRDLYSLAREIRPDLEIRTSFILGYPGETGEDVDEILRFIEETRPEKVNLFSYSPQEGTKGAELQQTVSEKEKAKRINTVRETHLKILQEIHESRIGKIYPAIVDGIEDGSAIVRRLQDAPEIDEIVYVEDASLKLGTIGKVKIESFYEYDMMGTWLNA is encoded by the coding sequence TTGGATAAGAAGTTTTACATCACTACGCTAGGATGTCCCAAGAATACCGTGGACTCCATGAGCATGCATCATTCCCTTTTGGAAGAAGGATTCGTTCCGGCCGCAAAGCCGGAAGAATCCGATTTTCATTTGATCAATACTTGTACTTTCATTCGATCGGCGACCGAAGAAACGATTCAGACAATTCTAGGCGCGGCCCACGCTAAAAAGCAGGAAGGTCAAAAACTCGTGGTCGTGGGCTGCTTTGCCGAAAGATATCCGAAAGATATCTCCGCAGAAATTCCCGAGGTCGATCTTGTCTTCGGGACGGGAAAGTATTCTCAGGCGGGTAAGATCATTCGAGAGGCTTTCCGTCGGGAGCTGAATGCGGTTCCGAATCCGGAATTTAACGCAGAGCTTATCGAGAGAATGAAACTTTCTCCCAATATCGAAAACTACTCTAAGCCCTATGCGTACGTAAAAGTTTCCGACGGATGCAATCGCGGTTGCGGGTTTTGCATTATTCCTTCTCTACGCGGTAAGTTTCAGGATTCTCCGATGGAGGATATCCTTCGCGACACAAGACGCGCGATCGCCGCCGGAGCGAAGGAGATTTGTCTCGTATCGCAAGATACGGTCTATTACGGAAAGGACAGCGACCTTCTTTTGGAAATGATTCGAAACGTTTCCGAAGTGGAAGGTCTGGAGATATTGAGGCTACTGTATCTCTATCCGGATAAGAAGACGGAAAGAATCGTAAGACTGATGGGAGAAATTCCTAAGATTGCTCCGTATTTGGAATCCCCTTTACAGCACGTTTCCGAACGTGTCTTGAAATCCATGAATCGAAGCGGAAACTATTCCTCCTTTAGAGACCTATATTCTCTGGCCCGGGAAATCAGGCCGGACCTGGAAATTCGGACTTCCTTTATTCTAGGATATCCGGGAGAAACCGGCGAGGACGTGGATGAAATTTTGAGATTCATCGAGGAAACCCGTCCTGAAAAAGTGAATTTGTTTTCTTATTCTCCACAGGAAGGAACCAAAGGAGCCGAATTGCAACAAACGGTATCCGAAAAAGAAAAGGCAAAGCGAATCAATACGGTTCGGGAAACTCACTTAAAGATTTTGCAGGAAATCCACGAATCACGAATCGGTAAAATCTATCCTGCGATCGTCGACGGAATCGAAGACGGTTCCGCCATCGTTAGGCGATTGCAAGACGCGCCGGAAATCGACGAAATCGTATATGTGGAAGATGCAAGTCTCAAACTAGGCACGATAGGAAAAGTGAAAATCGAATCCTTTTACGAATACGACATGATGGGAACCTGGTTGAACGCTTGA
- a CDS encoding helix-turn-helix domain-containing protein, whose protein sequence is MNQKRVGQILREAREEKKLTVKDVSKDTNISVKYILALETEDYAQFPGETFTIGFLKNYGSYLKLDTGMLVNLYRGEKIEESQAPLEELTRPTSSFYYDFNIDKNKIITAVSALMLVLAGFLLFTYVFDGSSGNEEVSEDGRRKLEIPENIDFVNRSVPETRPESFILTTNQGVSFSVSNQQCKLFITGVEQGSDSNTALLGFNVYPELSVHKFKLAEGQEKVLSYSIPEISSLRRSIRITAQSVTGSSAKVLVSLNEEERAGTETTQKTGAEDSNSTKTLGDVPIQVTLFFSKPSYAEFIIDGQMGFRGLVQNGETRSLEAKDRLELKVGDGSAVEMIQNGKTKVVLGRPGKLVKKVFVKTPNPYDSTQFIIKELGE, encoded by the coding sequence TTGAATCAGAAGCGTGTAGGGCAGATCCTTAGGGAGGCTAGGGAGGAAAAAAAACTTACGGTAAAGGATGTGTCCAAGGACACGAATATTTCGGTTAAATACATCCTTGCATTGGAAACCGAAGACTATGCTCAGTTTCCCGGTGAAACGTTTACGATCGGCTTCTTAAAGAATTACGGTAGTTATCTCAAATTGGACACCGGAATGCTTGTAAACTTATATAGAGGGGAAAAAATAGAAGAGTCACAGGCACCTTTAGAAGAGTTAACTCGTCCTACCTCCTCCTTTTATTATGATTTTAATATAGATAAAAATAAGATCATAACTGCAGTCTCCGCCTTGATGCTGGTGCTTGCCGGTTTTCTATTGTTTACGTACGTTTTCGACGGTTCATCCGGCAACGAGGAAGTATCCGAAGACGGTCGTCGTAAACTGGAAATTCCCGAAAACATCGACTTCGTAAATCGTTCCGTACCGGAAACTCGTCCCGAGAGTTTTATTTTAACCACGAATCAGGGCGTCAGCTTTAGCGTATCCAATCAACAATGTAAATTGTTTATCACCGGAGTCGAACAAGGTAGCGACTCGAATACGGCCTTGCTGGGCTTTAACGTATACCCGGAGCTAAGCGTTCATAAATTTAAACTTGCCGAAGGGCAGGAAAAAGTGCTAAGCTATTCCATTCCGGAAATTTCCTCTTTACGCCGTAGTATCAGAATCACTGCACAGAGTGTGACGGGAAGTTCGGCCAAAGTACTGGTTTCCCTAAATGAAGAGGAACGTGCCGGAACTGAAACGACTCAAAAAACCGGAGCGGAAGATTCGAATTCCACCAAAACGTTGGGAGACGTTCCGATACAGGTAACATTATTTTTCTCTAAACCTAGCTACGCAGAGTTCATTATCGACGGGCAAATGGGTTTTAGAGGATTGGTTCAAAACGGGGAAACCAGATCCCTGGAAGCGAAAGACCGATTAGAATTGAAAGTCGGAGACGGGTCCGCGGTGGAAATGATCCAAAACGGAAAGACGAAAGTCGTCTTGGGACGTCCCGGAAAATTGGTGAAGAAAGTTTTCGTTAAAACCCCAAATCCTTACGATAGCACTCAATTTATCATCAAGGAGCTGGGCGAGTAG
- a CDS encoding LolA family protein, which produces MKDRTIFQVLNVSVLGLVLLLTAWGLGAQSSAKHGWNSPSEVVKKVRKTFSEIKSYKADFVIQTESNKKTRSMKGVCYYKKGGKIRYEFSDPAGDEIVSDGKTLWIFIKRLNAVGKQDLTLNKSNKSGPIFASVTEEGLSRIFRKYHYKFDSIEQPQISPKDNRKYFVLALEQREKIGGYETMTLYVDEENFLIKRAVASDGRGKTTTVEFSGWDRNADVEDGQFNFRPDGNAKIVNNPLVSEE; this is translated from the coding sequence ATGAAAGATCGTACAATTTTCCAAGTTCTTAACGTTTCGGTTTTGGGACTTGTCTTGCTGCTGACTGCTTGGGGGCTCGGGGCTCAATCTTCCGCCAAGCACGGTTGGAATTCCCCTTCGGAAGTGGTGAAGAAGGTTCGGAAAACCTTTTCTGAAATCAAATCCTACAAAGCCGATTTTGTCATCCAAACGGAGTCCAACAAAAAGACACGTTCGATGAAGGGCGTTTGCTATTATAAAAAGGGCGGCAAGATCCGCTATGAATTTTCCGATCCGGCCGGCGATGAAATCGTTTCGGACGGAAAGACCTTATGGATTTTTATTAAGCGCTTAAACGCGGTCGGAAAACAGGATTTAACTCTGAATAAATCCAATAAGTCGGGACCGATTTTCGCTTCGGTAACGGAAGAAGGATTATCTCGTATTTTTAGGAAGTATCATTATAAGTTCGATTCGATCGAACAACCCCAGATTTCCCCCAAAGACAATCGGAAATATTTCGTCTTAGCCCTCGAGCAACGGGAAAAAATCGGCGGATACGAAACGATGACTCTCTATGTTGATGAGGAGAATTTCCTAATCAAGAGAGCCGTGGCAAGTGACGGTCGAGGTAAAACGACTACGGTGGAATTTTCCGGTTGGGATAGAAACGCCGACGTGGAAGACGGTCAGTTCAATTTTCGTCCGGACGGAAATGCAAAAATCGTAAATAACCCCTTGGTGTCGGAAGAATAA
- a CDS encoding DNA translocase FtsK, producing MEPKVGMDRNILIWERGRAALPYLLLFTGIFLTLSLGSFTIAENGVQSNLFGRTGHYLSWGILYLFGNAAFVPGIMLILTGGILLVQPNQDATTKLLTIPLFLLAVSVSLNVFGNPSTIPFAANGGVLGQALAVALEYILGATGRLLIHFVIYFYGILVYLNESPIHFLGRMMAQGGFSLSDWKKQWLAGYRQPSGQERESYTRLFPEVPPSPIAENITKLMKAWKRPSSEFSEPDMPPWFKREAVSSNGDSLHSVPRSLETSERKPANSVLQREATVSTSKQDPKIRYKNSGLLDGFFEEDRKVFQFRSASRDLLEKVYGSPAKEESRDRGRWELLDLRTNVPVAAEDMELDSLESLNAGESFSATMTASSDMSEPTDLTESETEWEEDEDLSEEHILEDEEDQDIEESETDSTVSELSKTAPPIEIIPAIAKEKVFLPEVVVSKPKQAELPFAPVSMVPTFRSKRSVYHIPLNRLHTNPTKVHEALFKVESEKVAFEIVNALKVYGYETKVVAWERGPIITRYELTPPPGVKLGRITSLTDELRMYLAVKNVRIVAPIPGKSTIGIEVPNKHREDVLLGDILRSSLAPKAKKDLNIIIGKDISGKLVSIDLNKLPHLLVAGTTGSGKSVCLNSMIASLVLNLSPEEVRFIMVDPKMVELTLFEDIPHLLMPVIKDARKATKALAWVIQEMESRYEAVSQLKCRDFRSYNEKVEDYYHKEGYSKMPYIVVFIDELADLMMVSGKDLEDAITRISQKSRAVGIHLVMATQRPSVDVITGLIKANCPARIAFHVAQKTDSKIILDMNGAESLLGKGDMLYKSPTSADLARIQAPYISEEEIEKIVEEAKRYGSPTYVELDFEEETESDSADEMDEELFGKAWDIVRIERKASASYLQRKLKIGYNRAARIMELMEERGYVTPILGSKGREILR from the coding sequence ATGGAACCGAAAGTAGGAATGGACCGCAATATTCTCATTTGGGAGAGGGGAAGAGCCGCTCTACCTTACCTGCTGCTATTTACGGGAATTTTCTTAACCCTTTCCCTTGGTTCGTTCACGATCGCCGAAAATGGCGTTCAATCCAATCTCTTCGGTCGAACGGGACATTATCTTTCCTGGGGAATCCTGTATTTATTTGGAAACGCCGCTTTTGTGCCGGGAATCATGTTGATTCTGACAGGAGGAATCCTGCTTGTACAGCCGAATCAGGATGCGACTACTAAGCTTCTTACGATTCCTCTCTTCCTGTTAGCGGTTTCGGTTAGCTTAAATGTTTTCGGAAATCCTTCTACGATTCCTTTTGCGGCTAACGGTGGTGTTCTCGGGCAAGCACTTGCGGTGGCCCTGGAGTATATTCTCGGCGCAACCGGACGCTTGCTAATTCATTTCGTTATTTATTTCTACGGTATTCTGGTTTATTTGAACGAATCTCCGATTCATTTTCTGGGTAGAATGATGGCTCAGGGTGGATTTTCTCTCTCCGATTGGAAGAAGCAATGGTTGGCAGGGTATCGCCAACCATCAGGGCAAGAAAGGGAATCGTATACTCGTCTCTTTCCGGAAGTCCCTCCGTCTCCGATTGCGGAAAATATCACTAAGCTTATGAAGGCATGGAAGAGACCGAGTTCAGAATTTTCCGAGCCCGATATGCCTCCTTGGTTCAAGCGGGAAGCGGTTTCTTCGAACGGAGACTCCTTACATTCCGTTCCCCGCTCGTTGGAAACTTCCGAAAGAAAACCCGCAAATTCCGTACTCCAAAGGGAAGCGACGGTCTCCACGTCTAAACAGGATCCCAAAATTCGTTACAAAAACTCGGGTCTTTTGGACGGTTTTTTCGAGGAAGATAGAAAAGTATTTCAGTTTAGAAGCGCGTCCCGGGATTTATTAGAAAAAGTTTATGGATCTCCGGCAAAGGAGGAATCCCGCGACAGAGGCAGATGGGAACTTCTCGATCTCCGGACGAATGTGCCGGTTGCAGCCGAGGATATGGAGCTTGATTCGCTAGAATCTTTGAACGCCGGCGAGTCGTTTTCCGCGACGATGACTGCTTCTTCGGATATGTCGGAACCCACCGATTTGACCGAGTCCGAAACGGAATGGGAGGAGGATGAAGATCTTTCCGAAGAACATATCTTGGAAGACGAAGAGGATCAGGATATCGAGGAGTCGGAAACCGATTCGACCGTATCGGAACTTTCCAAGACAGCCCCTCCGATAGAGATTATACCCGCCATCGCTAAAGAAAAAGTTTTTCTTCCCGAAGTCGTGGTCAGTAAGCCTAAGCAGGCGGAACTTCCGTTTGCTCCCGTTTCCATGGTCCCGACCTTTCGTTCGAAAAGATCCGTTTATCATATTCCGTTAAACAGATTGCATACGAACCCGACGAAAGTCCATGAGGCGCTATTCAAAGTCGAATCGGAGAAAGTAGCTTTCGAAATCGTGAATGCTCTGAAAGTTTACGGATATGAGACCAAAGTAGTGGCTTGGGAAAGAGGACCGATCATTACACGCTACGAGCTGACTCCCCCGCCGGGAGTGAAGCTGGGAAGAATCACGTCCTTAACGGACGAACTTAGGATGTATCTAGCTGTTAAGAATGTTCGTATCGTAGCGCCCATACCCGGAAAATCCACGATCGGGATCGAAGTTCCGAATAAACATCGGGAAGACGTTTTATTAGGGGATATCTTGCGCTCTTCTTTGGCTCCGAAAGCGAAGAAGGATTTGAATATCATCATCGGAAAGGATATTTCCGGTAAATTAGTATCGATCGATTTGAATAAACTCCCTCACTTACTTGTGGCCGGAACGACCGGCTCGGGTAAATCGGTTTGTTTGAACTCCATGATCGCCTCCCTCGTTTTGAATCTTTCTCCCGAGGAAGTCCGTTTTATCATGGTGGATCCCAAGATGGTGGAGTTAACCCTCTTTGAAGATATTCCACATCTCTTAATGCCCGTCATTAAAGACGCGAGAAAGGCGACGAAAGCGTTGGCTTGGGTAATCCAAGAAATGGAATCCCGCTATGAAGCGGTCTCCCAATTGAAGTGCCGTGATTTTAGATCCTATAACGAAAAAGTGGAGGATTATTATCATAAGGAAGGCTATTCGAAAATGCCTTACATCGTCGTATTCATAGACGAGTTGGCCGACTTAATGATGGTATCCGGGAAGGACTTGGAGGATGCGATCACTCGGATCAGCCAAAAATCCAGAGCGGTAGGAATTCATTTAGTCATGGCGACCCAGAGACCTTCCGTCGATGTCATAACGGGTTTGATCAAGGCTAACTGTCCTGCAAGAATCGCTTTTCATGTGGCTCAAAAAACGGATTCTAAAATTATTCTAGATATGAACGGAGCCGAATCTCTTCTGGGAAAAGGGGATATGCTTTATAAATCGCCGACTTCGGCGGATTTGGCAAGAATCCAAGCGCCTTATATTTCCGAGGAAGAGATCGAAAAGATCGTCGAAGAGGCGAAGAGATACGGCTCTCCCACGTATGTGGAATTGGATTTCGAGGAAGAGACCGAATCGGATTCCGCCGACGAAATGGACGAGGAGCTATTCGGGAAAGCCTGGGATATCGTACGAATCGAACGAAAAGCAAGCGCTAGCTATCTTCAAAGAAAGTTAAAAATCGGATATAACCGGGCCGCCAGAATCATGGAATTGATGGAAGAACGGGGATATGTTACGCCGATCCTCGGCTCAAAAGGGCGCGAAATTCTGAGATAG
- the dut gene encoding dUTP diphosphatase: MKIAVKKLQPNAKLPEIKTSGSAGYDLHSCLESPLELPVGEVKLVRTGLAFAIPDGYHFEIRPRSGFSTKFTILVPNSPGTIDSDYRGELMVPLLNLGRSPYLLEDGVRIAQLLIRRTWLTDWEIVEELPETARGAGGFGSTGL; this comes from the coding sequence ATGAAGATTGCGGTGAAAAAGTTGCAACCCAATGCTAAATTGCCGGAAATTAAGACTTCGGGTTCGGCCGGGTACGATTTGCATTCTTGTCTAGAATCTCCGTTGGAACTTCCTGTCGGAGAAGTGAAATTGGTACGGACGGGTTTGGCTTTTGCGATCCCCGACGGGTATCATTTTGAAATTCGGCCGAGATCGGGATTTTCCACAAAATTCACTATTCTGGTTCCGAATTCTCCCGGAACAATCGATTCGGATTATCGCGGTGAGCTCATGGTGCCTTTACTGAATCTAGGAAGGTCTCCCTATCTTTTGGAAGACGGTGTTCGAATCGCGCAACTGTTGATTCGCAGAACCTGGCTCACCGATTGGGAAATCGTAGAGGAGTTACCCGAAACGGCAAGAGGAGCCGGGGGATTCGGGAGTACCGGGTTATAA